A single Cottoperca gobio chromosome 5, fCotGob3.1, whole genome shotgun sequence DNA region contains:
- the slc25a55a gene encoding solute carrier family 25 member 55a, translated as MSSQQISLPAKLINGGIAGIVGVTCVFPIDLVKTRLQNQRQGQQVYKSMMDCLVKTVRSEGFFGMYRGAAVNLTLVTPEKAIKLAANDFFRHHLSRDGKGLTVFKEMLAGCGAGMCQVIVTTPMEMLKIQLQDAGRLVAQQQKPIMMSPTKLVATNTVLCRSFNSCTVSSAPRAVSATQIAKELLHTQGIQGLYKGLGATLIRDVPFSVIYFPLFANLNQLGKPSPQESSPFYWAFLSGCVAGSTAAVAVNPCDVVKTRLQSLNKGSSEETYKGVVDCVSKIMRKEGPSAFLKGAGCRALVIAPLFGIAQVMYFAGVGEYIVDNSPLNLLLA; from the exons ATGTCTTCACAGCAGATCAG TCTCCCAGCCAAGCTCATTAATGGAGGTATTGCTGGCATTGTTGGGGTTACTTGTGTCTTCCCCATTGACTTGGTAAAGACCAGGTTGCAGAATCAAAGACAAGGTCAGCAGGTCTACAAGAGCAT GATGGACTGCCTTGTCAAGACAGTTCGATCAGAGGGTTTTTTTGGCATGTACAGAG GCGCTGCTGTAAATTTGACCCTGGTCACCCCTGAGAAGGCAATCAAGCTGGCTGCTAATGACTTCTTCAGGCATCACCTCTCCAGAGACGG AAAGGGGCTGACGGTGTTCAAAGAGATGCTGGCAGGTTGCGGTGCAGGCATGTGCCAGGTCATTGTCACCACCCCGATGGAAATGCTCAAGATACAGCTACAGGATGCAGGCAGACTTG TGGCACAGCAGCAAAAACCCATCATGATGTCTCCCACCAAGCTTGTGGCCACGAACACTGTGCTCTGCCGCTCCTTCAACTCTTGCACGGTGTCCTCCGCACCACGAGCGGTGTCCGCCACACAGATCGCAAAGGAGCTCCTCCATACGCAGGGCATCCAGGGGCTCTACAAAGGGCTGGGGGCAACACTGATCAG gGATGTTCCCTTTTCTGTCATCTACTTCCCGTTGTTTGCCAACCTGAACCAGCTGGGCAAACCCAGTCCCCAGGAGTCGTCACCCTTCTATTGGGCTTTCCTCTCAGGCTGTGTGGCGGGATCCACTGCTGCTGTGGCTGTTAACCCCTGTGACG tggTGAAGACTAGACTGCAGTCACTGAACAAAGGGTCCAGTGAGGAGACTTACAAAGGCGTTGTGGATTGTGTGAG TAAAATAATGCGGAAGGAGGGACCCTCTGCCTTCCTGAAGGGTGCTGGCTGTCGAGCTCTGGTCATCGCTCCTCTGTTCGGCATCGCACAGGTTATGTACTTCGCTGGAGTTGGCGAATACATCGTGGACAACTCTCCTCTAAACCTGTTGTTGGCATGA
- the tshba gene encoding thyroid stimulating hormone subunit beta a — MFRRDVQTHSITTTAGLSSRSQMMPLLTTENAVFTCWMLFLLFSPAVPLCLPTDFTLYVEKPECDYCVAINTTICMGFCYSRDSNMRDILRPRFLIQRGCTYDKVEYRAAILPGCPVDANPVFTYPVALSCHCGACRTDSDECAHRTSVDGARCSKPVRRIYPYPGQSNYMIPF, encoded by the exons ATGTTCAGGAGGGATGTTCAGACTCACAGCATCACCACGACTGCAGGTCTCTCGAGCAG GTCCCAAATGATGCCGTTGCTCACCACGGAGAATGCGGTGTTCACCTGCTGGATGCTGTTTCTGCTGTTCAGCCCAGCTGTTCCCCTGTGTTTACCCACTGACTTCACCCTGTATGTGGAGAAGCCAGAGTGTGACTACTGTGTGGCAATCAACACGACCATCTGCATGGGATTTTGCTACTCAAGG GACAGCAACATGAGGGATATACTCCGCCCACGCTTCCTTATCCAGAGAGGCTGTACCTATGACAAGGTGGAATACCGTGCAGCCATACTGCCCGGCTGTCCCGTCGACGCCAACCCCGTCTTCACCTACCCGGTGGCTCTCAGCTGCCACTGTGGTGCCTGCAGGACTGACAGCGATGAGTGCGCACACAGGACCAGCGTGGACGGGGCTAGGTGTAGCAAACCAGTACGACGTATCTACCCATACCCTGGCCAGAGCAACTACATGATCCCTTTCTGA
- the tspan2a gene encoding tetraspanin-2a, producing MSKVQGGMKCVKYLLFVFNFIFWLSGLFVLAVGLWLRFDPETAELLTGDGAPETFFIAVYILLGAGGMMMIVGFFGCFGAVRESQCLLASFFACLLIIFGAEIAAGVFGFINKEQIVEEVQKFYSSSIADVSNPNGTAIALIYHNTLNCCGGSTSDTSNTLCEESEENTQDCLTAITNFFNDKLHIIGYVGIGIAGVMIIGMIFSMVLCCAIRNNREVI from the exons ATGAGCAAAGTGCAGGGAGGGATGAAATGCGTAAAATATCTGCTTTTCGTTTTCAACTTCATCTTTTGG CTGTCGGGCCTGTTCGTGCTGGCTGTGGGACTTTGGCTCAGGTTTGACCCAGAAACAGCGGAGCTGCTGACCGGCGACGGCGCCCCCGAAACCTTCTTCATAG CTGTGTACATCCTTCTCGGTGCAGGAGGGATGATGATGATCGTCGGGTTCTTCGGTTGTTTCGGGGCTGTACGCGAGTCTCAGTGTCTTCTTGCATCG TTCTTTGCTTGCCTCCTGATAATCTTCGGAGCAGAGATTGCCGCCGGTGTGTTTGGATTCATAAACAAGGAACAG ATTGTTGAGGAAGTGCAAAAGTTTTACAGCAGCTCCATCGCTGATGTCTCCAACCCCAATGGCACCGCAATCGCACTCATTTACCACAACACT CTGAACTGTTGTGGAGGTTCAACATCAGACACGTCTAACACGCTTTGTGAAGAGTCCGAGGAGAACACGCAG gacTGTCTCACTGCAATAACAAACTTCTTCAACGATAAGCTGCATATTATTGGATACGTTGGGATCGGGATCGCAGGAGTAATG ATCATAGGAATGATCTTCAGTATGGTTCTGTGTTGTGCCATCAGGAACAACAGGGAGGTTATATAG
- the ngfb gene encoding nerve growth factor — MRSSMLVLFLLFSAQAVAAIGGTAQQQGPDNDSHSIPTVDPKLFTKRRYLSPRVLFSAQPPDAEPAESQGGGRRTPRRAGQPQHRGVYSVCDSRSFWVGNKTKATDISGNEVTVLPNVNINNVNKKQYFFETTCHSSGRSGCLGIDAKNWNSYCTNSHTFVRALTTFKNLVAWRLIRINVACVCVVSSKSWRQ; from the coding sequence ATGAGGTCGTCCATGCTGGtcctgttcctcctcttcaGTGCCCAGGCTGTGGCCGCCATCGGAGGAACAGCACAGCAGCAGGGTCCAGACAACGACTCCCACTCCATCCCCACTGTCGACCCCAAACTCTTCACCAAGCGCCGCTACCTCTCACCCAGAGTGCTCTTCAGTGCTCAGCCACCTGATGCAGAGCCGGCGGAGTCACAGGGTGGCGGCAGAAGGACCCCCAGGAGAGCGGGGCAGCCTCAGCACCGTGGAGTTTACTCAGTGTGCGATAGCAGGAGCTTCTGGGTGGGAAACAAGACCAAAGCCACGGACATCTCAGGCAACGAGGTGACGGTGCTGCCAAACGTGAACATCAACAATGTGAACAAGAAGCAGTACTTCTTTGAGACGACGTGCCACAGCTCAGGCAGATCTGGCTGTTTGGGAATCGATGCCAAAAACTGGAATTCCTACTGCACCAACTCACACACTTTCGTACGAGCGCTGACTACCTTTAAGAACCTGGTGGCGTGGAGGCTCATACGCATCAAcgtggcctgtgtgtgtgtggtgagcaGCAAGTCGTGGCGGCAGTGA